In Geothermobacter ehrlichii, a single window of DNA contains:
- the groL gene encoding chaperonin GroEL (60 kDa chaperone family; promotes refolding of misfolded polypeptides especially under stressful conditions; forms two stacked rings of heptamers to form a barrel-shaped 14mer; ends can be capped by GroES; misfolded proteins enter the barrel where they are refolded when GroES binds) produces the protein MAAKEIKFGQEARAQILAGVNSLANAVKVTLGPKGRNVVIEKSFGAPLITKDGVTVAKEIELEGKFENMGAQLVKEVASKTSDVAGDGTTTATVLAQAIYREGVKLVTAGHNPMEIKRGIDKAVEAAVADLKELSKPVKDHKEIAQVGTISANSDETIGNILAEAMEKVGKEGVITVEEAKSMETTLETVEGMQFDRGYLSPYFVTDAERMETVLEDALILIHDKKISNMKDLLPVLEPVAKQGRPLLIIAEDVEGEALATLVVNKLRGTLNIAAVKAPGFGDRRKAMLEDIAILTGGRVISEEVGFKLENATIDMLGRAKRIVIDKDNTTIIDGAGTEADIEARVKQIRAQIEETTSDYDREKLQERLAKLVGGVAVIKVGAATETEMKEKKARVEDALHATRAAVEEGIVPGGGVALLRAGAVLDKLEVEGEQKFGVNIVKRALEEPLRQIAANAGLEGSIVVNQVATEKGAYGFNAANGEYGDMLKMGIIDPTKVTRSALQNAASVAGLMLTTEACIAELPKKEEAPAGMPGGMPGGMDMM, from the coding sequence ATGGCTGCCAAAGAGATCAAGTTCGGACAGGAGGCCCGCGCCCAGATCCTCGCCGGGGTCAACAGCCTGGCCAATGCTGTCAAGGTGACTCTCGGTCCCAAGGGCCGCAACGTCGTGATCGAAAAATCCTTCGGCGCCCCGCTGATCACCAAGGACGGCGTCACCGTCGCCAAGGAGATCGAGCTCGAGGGCAAGTTCGAGAACATGGGCGCCCAGCTGGTGAAAGAGGTCGCTTCCAAGACCTCCGATGTCGCCGGTGACGGCACCACCACCGCCACCGTCCTGGCCCAGGCCATCTATCGTGAAGGCGTCAAGCTGGTCACCGCCGGTCACAACCCGATGGAAATCAAGCGCGGCATCGACAAGGCCGTGGAAGCCGCTGTCGCCGATCTGAAGGAACTTTCCAAGCCGGTCAAGGATCACAAGGAGATCGCCCAGGTTGGCACCATCTCCGCCAACTCCGACGAGACCATCGGCAACATCCTCGCCGAGGCGATGGAGAAGGTCGGCAAGGAAGGGGTGATCACCGTCGAGGAAGCCAAGTCGATGGAAACCACCCTGGAGACCGTCGAGGGGATGCAGTTCGATCGCGGCTATCTCTCCCCCTACTTCGTGACCGACGCCGAGCGCATGGAGACCGTGCTCGAGGACGCTCTGATCCTGATCCACGACAAGAAGATCAGCAACATGAAGGACCTGCTGCCGGTGCTCGAGCCGGTCGCCAAGCAGGGCCGTCCGCTGCTGATCATCGCCGAGGACGTCGAGGGCGAGGCCCTGGCCACCCTGGTGGTCAACAAGCTGCGCGGCACCCTCAACATCGCCGCCGTCAAGGCTCCCGGCTTCGGTGACCGCCGCAAGGCCATGCTCGAGGACATCGCCATTCTGACCGGCGGCCGGGTGATCTCCGAAGAAGTCGGCTTCAAGCTGGAGAACGCCACCATCGACATGCTCGGCCGCGCCAAGCGCATCGTCATCGACAAGGACAACACCACCATCATCGACGGTGCCGGCACCGAGGCCGACATCGAGGCCCGGGTCAAGCAGATCCGTGCCCAGATCGAGGAGACCACCAGCGACTACGACCGCGAGAAGCTGCAGGAGCGGCTGGCCAAGCTGGTCGGCGGCGTTGCCGTGATCAAGGTCGGTGCCGCCACCGAGACCGAGATGAAGGAGAAGAAGGCCCGTGTCGAGGACGCCCTGCACGCCACCCGCGCCGCTGTCGAGGAGGGCATCGTCCCTGGTGGTGGTGTCGCCCTGCTGCGCGCCGGCGCCGTTCTCGACAAGCTGGAAGTCGAAGGTGAGCAGAAGTTCGGCGTCAACATCGTCAAGCGCGCTCTCGAGGAGCCGCTGCGCCAGATCGCGGCCAATGCCGGTCTCGAAGGCTCCATCGTCGTCAACCAGGTGGCGACCGAGAAGGGCGCCTACGGCTTCAACGCCGCCAACGGCGAGTACGGCGACATGCTGAAGATGGGCATCATCGACCCGACCAAGGTGACCCGCAGCGCCCTGCAGAACGCCGCTTCGGTCGCCGGCCTGATGCTGACCACCGAGGCCTGCATCGCCGAGCTGCCGAAGAAGGAAGAGGCTCCGGCCGGCATGCCCGGCGGCATGCCCGGTGGCATGGACATGATGTAA
- the groES gene encoding co-chaperone GroES, which yields MNIRPLHDRIIVERLEEETKTVGGIIIPDTAKEKPQQGKVIAVGNGKKTEDGKVLPLDVKVGDKVLFGKYAGTEVKIEGKEYLMMREDDIMGIIE from the coding sequence ATGAACATCAGACCTCTGCACGACCGTATCATCGTCGAGCGCCTGGAAGAGGAGACCAAGACCGTCGGCGGCATCATCATTCCCGATACCGCCAAGGAGAAGCCCCAGCAGGGCAAGGTCATCGCCGTCGGCAACGGCAAGAAGACCGAGGACGGCAAGGTGCTGCCCCTGGATGTCAAGGTCGGCGACAAGGTTCTCTTCGGCAAGTACGCCGGCACCGAGGTCAAGATCGAAGGCAAGGAATACCTCATGATGCGCGAAGACGACATCATGGGCATCATCGAGTAA
- the arsS gene encoding arsenosugar biosynthesis radical SAM (seleno)protein ArsS (Some members of this family are selenoproteins.) has protein sequence MNDFSRSVRQHTGRDLTAAAPSLIQVNIGFRCNLACRHCHVEGAPTRSENMDWPTMESVLRLVDAFPGIQVDITGGAPELNPHFRKFVGILREKGHPVQVRTNLTVLFEPGQEATAAFFREQQVQLVASLPCYLDRNVDTQRGQGVYERSIDAIRLLNELGYGRQPELPLSLVYNPGGPFLPPAQQALEKDYRDHLGREHGIVFTRLLTIANMPIGRFLEDLQRQQKAEAYRALLEEAFNPATVEGLMCRHQICIAWDGTLADCDFNLVLGLGLAEGLPRHIDQLDPAQLAGRPISTGGHCFGCTAGCGSSCGGALVA, from the coding sequence ATGAACGATTTCAGCCGTTCCGTCCGCCAGCATACCGGCCGCGACCTGACGGCCGCGGCGCCGTCCCTCATTCAGGTCAACATCGGTTTCAGGTGCAATCTGGCCTGCCGCCACTGTCATGTCGAGGGGGCGCCGACCCGGAGCGAAAACATGGACTGGCCAACCATGGAGTCGGTTCTGCGGCTGGTGGATGCCTTCCCCGGCATCCAGGTCGATATCACCGGCGGCGCTCCCGAACTCAATCCGCATTTCCGGAAGTTTGTCGGGATACTGCGCGAGAAGGGGCATCCGGTGCAGGTGCGGACCAACCTGACGGTTTTGTTCGAACCGGGGCAGGAGGCGACGGCCGCTTTCTTCCGGGAGCAGCAGGTGCAGCTGGTGGCCTCCCTGCCCTGTTATCTCGACCGCAATGTCGATACCCAGCGCGGGCAGGGGGTCTACGAACGCAGCATTGACGCCATCCGGCTGCTCAACGAGCTCGGTTACGGCCGGCAGCCGGAGCTTCCCCTCAGCCTGGTCTACAATCCCGGCGGGCCGTTCCTGCCACCGGCCCAGCAGGCGTTGGAGAAGGACTACCGCGACCATCTTGGACGGGAGCACGGCATCGTCTTTACCCGGTTGCTGACCATCGCCAACATGCCCATCGGGCGTTTTCTGGAAGATTTGCAGCGTCAGCAGAAGGCGGAGGCGTATCGCGCCCTGCTCGAGGAGGCGTTCAATCCGGCCACGGTCGAGGGCCTGATGTGCCGCCACCAGATCTGTATCGCCTGGGACGGCACACTGGCGGATTGCGATTTCAACCTGGTGCTCGGCCTGGGGCTGGCCGAAGGCCTGCCGCGGCATATCGACCAGCTCGATCCGGCGCAGCTCGCCGGGCGTCCCATCTCGACCGGAGGGCACTGTTTCGGCTGTACCGCCGGTTGCGGTTCGTCCTGCGGCGGGGCGCTGGTCGCCTGA
- a CDS encoding ATP-dependent helicase, protein MSDLLAGLNPPQRQAVTHGDGPLLVLAGAGSGKTRTLIHRIAWLVREHRVEPWRILAVTFTNKAAAEMKERLERLLGTEELPWVATFHATCVRILRQEIEALGYSRQFLIYDDQDQRRLIRDLLAERNISEKTLKPATLAAAIDRAKNHGLLPDQLPTDGYQEELIADLYGFYQQRMRQADAVDFGDLLLLTVYLFEHRPDILDRWRQRFRHILVDEFQDTNVVQYRLVNLLAAEHRNLCVVGDDDQSIYAWRGAEIGNILGFERDYPGAAVVRLEQNYRSSGNILAAAGEVVARNVGRKGKTLWTDNPPGEPLVLQGLPDDLEEARFVTREIARLRDEGRHLRDVAVFYRTNAQSRVLEEALVREKIPYVMFGGLKFFARMEVKDILAYLRLLVNPADSVSARRIINVPARGIGKTTVGRIQQLQERAGGFLPACRLALEEGELGTAAARKVAAFVEMMEQFGRLAERLSYPQLAAEIIERTGYGAGLQQEKTREAADRLRNLEELLRGMEEAQSQAPTLADYLEQVSLVTDIDAYDSSLDRVTLMTLHAAKGLEFPVVFMTGMEEGIFPHGRVEAEGGDLEEERRLCYVGMTRAMERLYLTHARRRRVFGSYQYNPRSRFLDEIPEHLLAGDTGGLRRTSGHNLASIFEQMPQPEADADVNADEDQDEVRLVPVAEEGLRLGMRVRHVRFGVGVVRRIEGRGDNQKVIVYFNSVGPKKLLLRFAGLEPA, encoded by the coding sequence ATGAGTGACCTGCTGGCCGGACTCAACCCGCCCCAGCGGCAGGCGGTGACCCACGGCGACGGCCCGCTGCTGGTGCTGGCCGGTGCCGGCTCGGGCAAGACCCGGACCCTGATTCATCGCATCGCCTGGCTGGTCCGCGAGCACCGGGTCGAGCCCTGGCGCATTCTGGCCGTCACCTTCACCAACAAGGCGGCCGCCGAGATGAAGGAGCGGCTCGAGCGGCTGCTGGGAACGGAAGAGCTGCCCTGGGTGGCGACCTTTCACGCCACCTGCGTGCGCATCCTGCGGCAGGAGATCGAGGCCCTGGGTTACTCGCGGCAGTTTCTCATCTACGACGACCAGGACCAGCGGCGGCTGATCCGCGACCTGCTGGCCGAGAGGAACATCAGCGAAAAAACCCTGAAGCCGGCGACCCTGGCGGCGGCCATCGACCGGGCCAAGAACCACGGCCTGCTGCCCGATCAGCTGCCGACCGACGGCTACCAGGAAGAACTGATTGCCGATCTCTACGGTTTTTACCAGCAGCGGATGCGGCAGGCCGACGCCGTCGATTTCGGCGATCTGCTGCTGCTGACGGTCTACCTGTTCGAACATCGTCCCGACATTCTCGACCGCTGGCGGCAGCGGTTCCGCCACATTCTGGTGGACGAGTTCCAGGATACCAACGTGGTGCAGTACCGGCTGGTCAATCTGCTGGCGGCCGAGCATCGCAATCTCTGCGTGGTTGGCGACGACGACCAGTCGATTTACGCCTGGCGCGGCGCCGAGATCGGCAACATTCTCGGTTTCGAGCGGGACTATCCCGGCGCCGCGGTCGTCCGGCTGGAGCAGAACTACCGCTCGAGCGGCAACATCCTGGCGGCCGCCGGGGAAGTGGTGGCCCGAAACGTCGGCCGCAAGGGCAAGACGCTCTGGACCGACAACCCGCCGGGCGAACCGCTGGTGCTGCAGGGGCTGCCCGACGATCTGGAGGAGGCCCGCTTTGTTACCCGCGAGATCGCGCGGCTGCGGGATGAGGGACGGCATCTGCGGGACGTGGCCGTCTTCTACCGCACCAATGCCCAGTCGCGGGTGCTGGAAGAGGCGCTGGTGCGGGAGAAGATTCCCTACGTCATGTTCGGCGGCCTGAAGTTCTTCGCCCGCATGGAGGTCAAGGACATCCTGGCCTATCTGCGGCTGCTGGTCAATCCGGCCGACTCGGTGTCCGCCCGCAGGATCATCAACGTGCCGGCCCGCGGCATCGGCAAGACCACCGTCGGCCGCATCCAGCAGCTTCAGGAGCGGGCGGGGGGCTTTCTGCCCGCCTGCCGGCTGGCTCTCGAGGAAGGAGAGCTCGGCACGGCGGCCGCCCGCAAGGTGGCGGCCTTTGTCGAGATGATGGAACAGTTCGGCAGGCTGGCCGAACGGCTCTCCTACCCGCAGCTGGCGGCCGAGATCATCGAGCGGACCGGCTACGGGGCCGGGCTGCAGCAGGAAAAGACGCGCGAGGCCGCCGACCGGCTGCGCAACCTCGAGGAACTGCTGCGCGGCATGGAGGAGGCCCAGTCGCAGGCGCCGACCCTGGCCGACTACCTGGAGCAGGTGTCCCTGGTGACCGACATCGACGCCTACGACAGCAGCCTTGACCGGGTGACCCTGATGACCCTGCATGCGGCCAAGGGACTGGAGTTTCCCGTGGTCTTCATGACCGGTATGGAAGAGGGCATCTTCCCGCACGGGCGGGTCGAAGCCGAGGGAGGTGATCTCGAGGAGGAGCGGCGGCTCTGCTACGTCGGCATGACCCGGGCCATGGAGCGGCTCTACCTGACCCATGCCCGTCGCCGGCGGGTGTTCGGCAGTTATCAGTACAATCCGCGCAGCCGGTTTCTCGACGAGATTCCCGAACATCTTCTGGCCGGAGACACCGGCGGCCTGCGGCGGACATCCGGACACAATCTGGCCTCGATTTTCGAGCAGATGCCGCAACCGGAAGCCGATGCCGACGTCAACGCCGACGAAGATCAGGACGAGGTGCGGCTGGTGCCGGTCGCCGAAGAGGGGCTGCGCCTCGGCATGCGGGTGCGGCACGTGCGTTTCGGCGTCGGCGTGGTACGGCGTATCGAGGGGCGGGGGGACAACCAGAAGGTCATCGTCTATTTCAACAGCGTCGGTCCGAAGAAGCTGCTGCTCAGGTTTGCCGGCCTCGAACCGGCCTGA
- a CDS encoding chloride channel protein — MSLAARLFRLIQKLLTAAIPRLHISENTFLIALAVIIGVLGGLGNYLFRQTIELVHLLVVEQGLAFFHIAFDQWAPQRLLLVLFPAVGGLLVLPLWIFFGKDLKSGFAGFLVKVNLQGAKLPLRPIFTRGLGAAITLGTGGSAGQEGPIAVIGGTIGSQFGKLFRMSGDRLKVLVACGAAAGVAATFNAPIAGVFFATEIVLLSSFELASFTSIVIASGMATVVSRALLGNISELTAPPYFMHSFWELVLYLLLGGLIGALATGFIELHFRIKDLIDAVRIPRLAKPVLGGLVVGAIGVGLPQVFGNGYEFMETVLHGEHAWALLALLVLAKAVATSITLGSGLPGGMFAPCLFLGAVAGGAFGHLAALAFPDVGLSPGAYALVGMGAFLSAATHAPMTAIFLLFEITDSYQVIIPIMLTCVIGTSIARHFKKDSLETVELSRAGIDLEAGKERNIMKALLVRDVMARDVETVPENMTLGQFAEFTASTRHTNFPLVNAEGEMTGIISVQDFMGVVFERELKDLVVIKELATTDVITVTEEENLDQALRKIGYRNIEQLPVVAADNPRRLVGIISRKDIISAYNRALMSRNLEDEDE; from the coding sequence TTGTCCCTCGCCGCTCGTCTGTTCAGGCTGATTCAGAAACTGCTGACCGCCGCCATCCCCCGGCTGCATATCAGCGAGAACACCTTTCTCATCGCTCTGGCGGTGATCATCGGGGTGCTCGGTGGACTCGGCAACTACCTCTTCCGCCAGACCATCGAACTGGTTCACCTGCTGGTGGTGGAACAGGGACTGGCGTTTTTTCACATCGCTTTCGACCAGTGGGCACCGCAGCGCCTGCTGCTGGTTCTCTTTCCGGCTGTCGGCGGCCTGTTGGTGCTGCCGCTGTGGATCTTTTTCGGCAAGGACCTGAAGAGCGGGTTCGCCGGTTTTCTGGTCAAGGTCAACCTGCAGGGCGCCAAGCTTCCCCTGCGCCCCATCTTCACCCGCGGACTCGGCGCCGCCATCACCCTGGGAACCGGCGGCAGCGCCGGACAGGAAGGGCCGATCGCCGTCATCGGCGGTACCATCGGCAGCCAGTTCGGCAAGCTGTTCCGCATGAGCGGCGACCGGCTCAAGGTGCTGGTCGCCTGCGGCGCCGCCGCCGGCGTGGCGGCGACCTTCAACGCGCCCATCGCCGGGGTCTTCTTCGCCACCGAGATCGTGCTGCTCTCATCGTTCGAGCTGGCCAGCTTCACCTCCATCGTCATCGCCAGCGGCATGGCGACGGTGGTGTCTCGCGCCCTGCTGGGCAACATCTCCGAACTGACCGCTCCTCCCTACTTCATGCACAGCTTCTGGGAGCTGGTGCTCTATCTGCTGCTCGGCGGCCTGATCGGCGCCTTGGCGACGGGCTTCATCGAGCTTCACTTTCGCATCAAGGACCTGATCGACGCCGTCAGGATTCCCCGCCTGGCCAAGCCCGTTCTCGGCGGCCTGGTCGTCGGGGCGATCGGCGTCGGTTTGCCACAGGTGTTCGGCAACGGCTACGAGTTCATGGAGACGGTGCTGCACGGCGAACACGCCTGGGCCCTGCTGGCGCTGCTGGTGCTGGCCAAGGCGGTGGCCACCTCCATTACCCTCGGCTCCGGCCTGCCGGGCGGCATGTTCGCCCCCTGTCTCTTTCTCGGTGCCGTCGCCGGTGGCGCCTTCGGCCACCTGGCGGCCCTGGCCTTTCCCGATGTCGGCCTGTCGCCGGGCGCCTACGCCCTGGTCGGCATGGGGGCCTTTCTGTCGGCCGCCACCCATGCGCCGATGACCGCCATCTTTCTGCTGTTCGAGATTACCGACAGCTACCAGGTCATCATTCCGATCATGCTGACCTGCGTCATCGGCACCTCCATCGCCCGTCATTTCAAGAAGGACAGCCTGGAGACGGTCGAACTCTCCCGGGCCGGCATCGACCTGGAGGCGGGCAAGGAGCGGAACATCATGAAGGCGTTGCTGGTCCGCGACGTCATGGCCCGCGACGTCGAGACGGTGCCGGAAAACATGACCCTCGGCCAGTTCGCCGAGTTCACCGCCAGTACCCGGCATACCAACTTTCCCCTGGTCAACGCCGAGGGGGAGATGACCGGCATCATTTCGGTGCAGGACTTCATGGGCGTGGTCTTCGAGCGGGAGCTGAAGGATCTGGTGGTCATCAAGGAGCTGGCCACCACCGATGTCATCACCGTCACCGAGGAGGAAAATCTCGACCAGGCGCTGCGCAAGATAGGCTACCGCAACATCGAGCAGCTGCCGGTGGTCGCCGCGGACAATCCCCGGCGGCTGGTGGGCATCATCTCCCGCAAGGACATCATTTCCGCCTACAATCGCGCCCTGATGTCGCGCAACCTGGAGGACGAGGATGAGTGA
- the glmS gene encoding glutamine--fructose-6-phosphate transaminase (isomerizing), which produces MCGIVGYIGSREAAGIVLDGLRRLEYRGYDSAGIAALDGGVIEIRRAEGKLVNLENLLRSRPVSGSLGIGHTRWATHGRPSETNAHPHHAGGIVVVHNGIIENYLELKARLKKQGHTFRSETDTEIIAHLIEQYRKEGCDFETSVRRALGDVRGAYAVAVICEQEPDHLIAARYGSPLVIGCGEGEFFVASDIPAMLSHTREMIFLEDGEMAVFDRQRMRLLTLAGEPVERAPKIITWSPTMAEKGGYRHFMLKEIYEQPRAVADTIAGRLKDDEGDVYLEDLGLEAEELGRIRRIFIIACGTSWHAGLVGKFYIEKLARVPVEVDIASEFRYRDPIIGEGDLAVLISQSGETADTLAALREARAKGGKAVSICNVVDSSIARESDGVIYTHAGPEIGVASTKAFTTQLVALYLLALRLGRVRGTLSAEDCRRQVAELLSLPRKIETALELDSAIEEIARTFVSARDFLYLGRGNQYPIALEGALKLKEISYIHAEGYPAGEMKHGPIALIDENLPVVVLAPRNETYEKVVSNMEEVRARGGRVIAVATRADESLRRSCDALVELPETTDDLMPVLTSIPMQLIAYHVAVLKGTDVDQPRNLAKSVTVE; this is translated from the coding sequence ATGTGTGGAATCGTCGGTTATATCGGCAGCCGGGAAGCTGCCGGAATCGTTCTTGACGGGCTGCGGCGGCTCGAATATCGCGGCTACGACTCGGCGGGGATTGCCGCCCTCGACGGCGGCGTTATCGAGATCCGCCGCGCCGAGGGCAAGCTGGTCAACCTGGAAAACCTGCTGCGCAGCAGGCCGGTCAGCGGCAGCCTCGGTATCGGCCACACCCGCTGGGCCACCCATGGACGCCCCTCCGAGACCAATGCCCATCCGCACCATGCCGGCGGCATCGTGGTCGTGCACAACGGTATCATCGAAAACTACCTCGAGCTCAAGGCCCGCCTCAAGAAACAGGGACACACCTTCCGCTCCGAAACCGACACCGAGATCATCGCCCACCTGATCGAGCAGTACCGCAAGGAAGGGTGTGATTTCGAAACGTCCGTGCGCCGGGCACTGGGGGATGTGCGCGGCGCCTATGCCGTCGCCGTCATCTGCGAACAGGAGCCGGATCACCTCATCGCCGCCCGTTACGGTTCGCCCCTGGTGATCGGTTGCGGCGAGGGGGAGTTTTTCGTCGCTTCCGACATCCCGGCCATGCTGAGCCACACCCGCGAGATGATCTTTCTCGAGGACGGGGAGATGGCGGTCTTCGACCGGCAGCGGATGCGGCTGTTGACCCTGGCCGGCGAGCCGGTGGAGCGGGCACCGAAGATCATCACCTGGAGTCCCACCATGGCCGAGAAGGGTGGGTACCGGCACTTCATGCTCAAGGAGATCTACGAGCAGCCGCGTGCCGTCGCCGACACCATCGCCGGGCGGCTCAAGGATGACGAAGGGGACGTCTATCTCGAGGACCTGGGGCTGGAGGCCGAAGAACTGGGACGGATCCGGCGGATCTTCATTATCGCCTGCGGCACCTCCTGGCATGCCGGCCTGGTCGGCAAGTTCTACATCGAGAAGCTGGCCCGGGTACCGGTCGAGGTCGACATCGCCAGCGAGTTCCGCTACCGCGACCCGATCATCGGCGAAGGGGACCTGGCGGTGCTGATCAGCCAGAGCGGCGAGACGGCGGATACCCTGGCCGCCCTGCGCGAGGCCCGCGCCAAGGGGGGAAAGGCGGTCAGCATCTGCAACGTGGTCGATTCATCGATCGCCCGGGAGAGTGACGGCGTCATCTACACCCATGCCGGGCCGGAGATCGGGGTCGCCTCGACCAAGGCCTTCACCACCCAGCTGGTGGCGCTCTATTTGCTGGCCCTGCGTCTCGGCCGGGTGCGCGGTACCCTGAGCGCCGAGGACTGCCGGCGACAGGTCGCCGAACTGCTCAGCCTGCCGCGCAAGATCGAGACGGCGCTCGAGCTCGACAGCGCCATCGAGGAGATCGCCCGCACCTTCGTCAGCGCCCGCGATTTTCTCTATCTCGGCCGTGGCAACCAGTACCCGATTGCTCTGGAAGGGGCGCTGAAGCTGAAGGAAATCTCCTATATCCATGCCGAGGGCTATCCGGCCGGCGAGATGAAGCATGGGCCGATCGCCCTGATCGACGAGAATCTGCCGGTGGTGGTGCTGGCGCCACGCAACGAAACCTACGAGAAGGTGGTCTCCAACATGGAGGAAGTCCGGGCCCGGGGGGGCCGGGTGATCGCCGTCGCCACCCGCGCCGACGAGAGCCTGCGCCGCTCGTGCGACGCCCTGGTCGAGCTGCCGGAGACGACCGACGACCTGATGCCGGTGCTGACCTCCATTCCCATGCAGCTCATCGCCTATCATGTCGCCGTGCTCAAGGGGACCGACGTCGACCAGCCGCGCAATCTGGCCAAGAGTGTAACCGTGGAGTGA
- the glmU gene encoding bifunctional UDP-N-acetylglucosamine diphosphorylase/glucosamine-1-phosphate N-acetyltransferase GlmU: MEQQTLAAVILAAGQGTRMKSSRPKVLHPLAGRPMVAFPLGLAEELGCDPTVLVVGHGADRVREAMAERNCLFVEQRQQLGTGHALLCAGEALAGFSGDLLLLCGDVPLLRTATLRGLLDLHRRQQALVTVLTAHMEDPTGYGRIVRDAEGSVQAIVEEKDASEAQRALHEVNTGIYLFRAPFVFEVLAGLGCDNAQGEYYLTDVVAAAVDAGGRVCALQLTDAEEAMGVNDRRQLAVAEAVLRRRINEALMRSGVGMTDPQATYVDAGVEIGPDTQLLPGTVIRGATRIGAGCTIGPHVVIDNCRIADNVRIKAGSVLAESEVGPETDIGPMAHLRPGTVLAGENKIGNFVETKKAQIGRGSKASHLTYLGDCELGTGVNIGCGTITCNYDGVNKYRTVIEDDVFVGSDTQFIAPVTIGRNSLIGAGSTITKDVPPDSLALSRAEQKVIEGWRLRRRKKRKNG; encoded by the coding sequence ATGGAGCAGCAAACTCTGGCGGCGGTGATTCTTGCGGCGGGACAGGGCACCCGCATGAAGTCCTCCCGGCCCAAGGTCCTGCATCCCCTTGCCGGCCGGCCGATGGTTGCCTTTCCGCTCGGCCTGGCCGAGGAGCTGGGCTGCGATCCGACGGTTCTGGTCGTAGGCCATGGCGCCGACCGGGTCAGGGAGGCCATGGCCGAAAGAAACTGCCTCTTCGTCGAGCAGCGGCAGCAGCTCGGGACAGGGCATGCCCTGCTCTGTGCCGGGGAGGCCCTGGCCGGATTCTCCGGCGACCTGCTGCTGCTTTGCGGCGATGTCCCCCTGCTGCGCACGGCAACCCTGCGTGGACTGCTCGACCTGCATCGCCGGCAACAGGCGCTGGTGACCGTGCTGACGGCCCACATGGAAGACCCGACCGGCTATGGCCGCATCGTGCGCGATGCCGAAGGCAGCGTGCAGGCCATTGTTGAGGAGAAGGATGCCAGCGAGGCGCAGCGGGCCCTGCACGAAGTGAACACCGGTATCTATCTCTTCCGGGCGCCCTTTGTTTTTGAGGTGTTGGCCGGACTCGGCTGCGACAACGCCCAGGGTGAATACTATCTGACGGACGTCGTCGCGGCGGCGGTCGATGCCGGCGGCCGGGTGTGCGCGCTGCAGCTGACGGATGCCGAGGAGGCGATGGGTGTCAACGACCGGCGCCAGCTGGCGGTCGCCGAAGCGGTCCTGCGCCGGCGCATCAATGAGGCACTGATGCGCTCCGGCGTCGGCATGACCGACCCGCAGGCCACCTATGTCGATGCCGGGGTCGAAATCGGGCCCGACACCCAGCTTCTGCCCGGCACTGTCATTCGCGGAGCCACCCGCATCGGGGCCGGCTGCACCATCGGCCCGCATGTCGTCATCGACAACTGCCGTATCGCCGACAACGTGCGGATCAAGGCCGGTTCGGTACTGGCCGAAAGCGAGGTCGGGCCGGAAACAGATATCGGTCCCATGGCCCACCTGCGGCCGGGAACGGTGCTGGCGGGAGAGAACAAGATCGGCAACTTCGTCGAGACCAAGAAGGCGCAGATCGGCCGGGGGAGCAAGGCGAGCCACCTGACCTACCTGGGGGACTGTGAGCTGGGAACCGGGGTCAATATCGGCTGCGGCACCATCACCTGCAACTACGACGGGGTCAACAAGTATCGCACCGTCATCGAGGACGATGTCTTCGTCGGTTCCGACACCCAGTTCATAGCGCCGGTGACCATCGGCCGCAACAGTCTCATCGGCGCTGGTTCGACCATCACCAAGGACGTTCCCCCCGACTCCCTCGCCCTGTCGCGGGCGGAGCAGAAGGTGATCGAAGGCTGGCGTCTGCGGCGCAGAAAGAAACGGAAAAACGGATAA